Proteins co-encoded in one Setaria viridis chromosome 9, Setaria_viridis_v4.0, whole genome shotgun sequence genomic window:
- the LOC117837209 gene encoding U-box domain-containing protein 21 yields MALLARRARRAVTKAVSLGAGAGGVELAIPAHFRCPISLDLMRDPVTAPTGITYDRESIEAWLDTGRATCPVTHAPLRHEDLVPNHAIRRVIQDWCVANRSRGVERIPTPKIPVTPVQASELLFDLAGAARRRDAVPRCAEVVARIKALARDSERNRRCFASIGTGRALAAAFKSLASAADTAPAGRVLEDILAALVCMMPLDEEAAATLGSPSSLGSLVAIAESGSLAGRMNAVLAIKEVVSCDGAFVDLSRKLDEIVDALVKIIKAPICPQATKAAMVATYHLARSDERVAARLATAGLVPVLVEALVEADKSMSEKALAVLDAVLASEEGRESARAHALAVPVLVKKMFRVSDLATELAVSAMWRLGRAPRDGEEDDEVTRCLVEALRVGAFQKLLLLLQVGCRDATKEKATELLKMLNKYKGVGECVDAGDFRGLNKLSA; encoded by the coding sequence ATGGCGCTGCTGGCGCGGAGAGCACGGAGGGCGGTCACCAAGGCGGTGtccctcggcgccggcgccggcggcgtggagctGGCGATCCCGGCGCACTTCCGGTGCCCGATCTCGCTGGACCTCATGCGGGACCCCGTCACGGCGCCGACGGGGATCACCTACGACCGGGAGAGCATCGAGGCCTGGCTGGACACGGGCCGCGCCACCTGCCCCGTTACCCACGCGCCGCTCCGCCACGAGGACCTCGTCCCCAACCACGCCATCCGCCGGGTCATCCAGGACTGGTGCGTCGCCAACCGCTCCCGCGGCGTCGAGCGGATCCCCACGCCCAAGATCCCTGTCACGCCCGTCCAGGCCTCCGAGCTCCTCTTCGACCTCGCCGgggccgcgcgccggcgagaCGCCGTGCCGCGGTGCGCCGAGGTGGTCGCCAGGATAAAGGCACTCGCGAGGGACAGCGAGCGGAACAGGCGATGCTTCGCGTCCATCGGCACgggccgcgcgctcgccgccgcgttcAAGTCGCTCGCTTCCGCCGCTGACACCGCGCCGGCGGGGCGCGTCCTCGAGGACATACTGGCGGCATTGGTCTGCATGATGCCGCtggacgaggaggccgccgcgacACTGGGCTCGCCGAGCTCGCTGGGGTCTCTGGTCGCCATTGCGGAGAGCGGGAGCTTGGCGGGGAGGATGAACGCCGTGCTGGCGATCAAGGAGGTCGTCTCGTGCGACGGAGCGTTCGTGGATTTGAGCAGGAAGTTGGACGAGATTGTGGACGCGCTGGTCAAGATCATCAAGGCTCCCATCTGCCCGCAGGCCACCAAGGCCGCCATGGTCGCCACCTACCACCTGGCGCGGTCCGACGAGCGCGTCGCGGcgcgcctcgccaccgccgggCTCGTCCCCGTGCTCGTCGAGGCCCTCGTCGAGGCCGACAAGAGCATGTCCGAGAAGGCGCTGGCGGTTCTCGACGCGGTGCTCGCGTCGGAGGAAGGCCGCGAGAGCGCACGTGCGCACGCGCTCGCCGTGCCCGTGCTGGTCAAGAAGATGTTCCGCGTGTCCGACCTGGCCACCGAGCTCGCCGTGTCGGCGATGTGGCGGCTCGGCAGGGCGCCCCgcgacggggaggaggacgatgaggtGACGCGGTGCCTTGTCGAGGCGCTGCGGGTTGGCGCGTTCCAGAAGCTGCTCCTCCTCTTGCAGGTCGGTTGCAGGGATGCAACCAAGGAGAAGGCCACCGAGCTGCTCAAGATGCTCAACAAGTACAAGGGCGTAGGCGAATGTGTCGATGCTGGGGATTTCAGAGGGCTCAATAAGCTGTCGGCCTAA